The following coding sequences lie in one Crassostrea angulata isolate pt1a10 chromosome 10, ASM2561291v2, whole genome shotgun sequence genomic window:
- the LOC128167913 gene encoding cystathionine gamma-lyase-like, giving the protein MIKPKGSRSSHKVEGRFNRRGKLRRAHEKPVSQSVSMEQFKPFPGFGTLATHEGQDPEKWTSRAVVPPISMSTTFKQKAPGEHYGFEYSRSGNPTRNCLEECIAALEGGKHALVFASGLATTTAVTYLLKSGDHIVSMDDLYGGTNRFFKQVATRMGVETSFVDCTVIDNVKKAMKPNTKLVWLETPTNPTLRIVDIAEAVKVIKQKNKDIIVVVDNTFMSSYFQRPLDFGADMVMHSLTKYMNGHSDVVMGAVALKDDGLCERLRFLQNAFGAVPSPFDSFLVNRGLKTLHVRMKEHMKNGLAVAKFLESHPCVEKVIHPGLPSHPQHELAKKQMRGFSGMVTFYIKGGLKEASEFLKNVKVFTLAESLGGFESLCELPSVMTHASVPANERDKLGISDNLIRLSVGIEEEEDLLQDLDQALKAATGKPGASPNKKRKVAK; this is encoded by the exons ATGATTAAGCCAAAAGGAAGTAGATCATCACATAAAGTTGAAGGTCGATTTAACCGACGTGGAAAACTACGACGCGCACACGAAAAGCCGGTCTCACAAAGTGTCAGCATGGAGCAATTTAAACCATTTCCTGGATTTGGCACACTAGCAACGCACGAAGGACAAGATCCAGAGAAATGGACTTCGAGGGCTGTCGTTCCCCCCATTTCGATGTCTACAACGTTCAAACAGAAAGCACCTGGGGAGCACTAT GGATTTGAATATTCAAGAAGTGGAAATCCAACCAGAAATTGTTTAGAGGAATGCATAGCAGCTTTGGAAGGTGGAAAACATG CACTGGTGTTTGCCTCAGGACTTGCTACCACAACTGCAGTCACCTATCTTCTAAAGTCAGGGGACCATATTGTCAGCATGGATGACTTATATGGAG GTACTAACAGATTTTTCAAACAAGTGGCGACCAGAATGGGGGTGGAAACCTCCTTTGTTGACTGCACTGTCAttgataatgtaaaaaaagcCATGAAACCAAATACAAAG CTGGTTTGGTTAGAGACACCTACCAACCCGACCTTAAGAATCGTGGACATAGCTGAGGCCGTGAAGGTCATCAAGCAGAAGAACAAGGACATCATTGTCGTCGTTGACAACACCTTCATGTCCTCATATTTTCAG CGTCCTCTGGACTTTGGAGCTGACATGGTCATGCATtccttaacaaaatatatgaatg GACATTCCGATGTTGTGATGGGTGCAGTAGCATTGAAAGACGATGGATTGTGCGAGAGACTTAGGTTCCTTCAAAATG CTTTTGGAGCAGTTCCCTCCCCTTTTGACAGTTTCTTGGTGAACAGAGGTCTGAAGACTCTGCATGTTAGAATGAAGGAACACATGAAAAATGGATTGGCAGTTGCCAAATTTTTAGAATCTCATCCATGTGTAGAGAAAGTTATTCATCCAG gATTGCCATCCCATCCCCAGCATGAACTGGCAAAGAAGCAGATGAGGGGGTTTAGTGGAATGGTCACATTCTACATTAAGGGGGGACTTAAAGAGGCCTCAGAATTTCTAAAGAATGTCAAG gtTTTCACTCTGGCTGAAAGTCTGGGAGGTTTTGAAAGTCTCTGTGAGCTTCC ATCAGTGATGACTCATGCATCTGTCCCAGCAAACGAGCGAGACAAACTTGGAATCTCGGACAATCTCATCCGACTCTCGGTAGGAATTGAAGAGGAGGAGGATCTACTTCAGGATCTGGACCAGGCTCTGAAGGCTGCT ACTGGAAAACCAGGGGCTTCCCCTAACAAGAAGAGGAAAGTGGCCAAGTAA